Proteins from a genomic interval of Rubinisphaera italica:
- a CDS encoding reverse transcriptase domain-containing protein: protein MLAKGMITLKLIADHEFLLQCFKELRSEGGWGAGKDGISFASLSPGEWANVFRTLSKTLLKSRYRPLEARKVPIPKPGTSKKRILSIRSICDRVVAKALYTLLEPHMNQLFLNGSWGFRKERGTLQMLEQMKRRIQETGRTVLVIDDVRNAFDRIRVSDLIKSHRKAQKDLAKQGGKSSVEINDSVIKLIAVMAQDTDQSRTIGIDQGNNYSPTALNVLLHYVHDLPITSASHFPFWFRYADNLAYLCQDVPEGHQVRQQVQHLLGKSKLELKGEGGGIFDLQRDTATLLGFGLQIKDNELSFTLTEQAWNNLELQLAESHNALNPSKIALEVITGWVNPK, encoded by the coding sequence TTGCTAGCCAAAGGTATGATCACTCTGAAGTTGATCGCCGATCACGAGTTTTTATTGCAGTGCTTTAAAGAGTTACGAAGCGAGGGAGGCTGGGGAGCGGGAAAGGATGGAATATCGTTTGCAAGTTTGTCACCAGGCGAATGGGCGAACGTGTTTCGCACACTTTCAAAAACACTTTTGAAATCTCGTTATCGTCCGCTCGAAGCCAGGAAAGTTCCCATTCCCAAACCTGGAACATCGAAGAAGCGGATTTTAAGCATTCGATCGATCTGTGATCGTGTTGTCGCGAAAGCCCTATACACTTTACTTGAACCGCATATGAACCAACTCTTCTTGAATGGCTCATGGGGATTTCGAAAAGAACGTGGAACGCTGCAAATGCTTGAGCAAATGAAACGAAGGATTCAAGAAACCGGACGTACGGTTTTAGTCATCGACGATGTTCGCAATGCGTTCGACAGGATTCGTGTATCTGATCTGATTAAATCGCATCGAAAAGCTCAAAAGGATTTGGCAAAGCAGGGGGGTAAATCATCGGTTGAGATCAACGATTCAGTAATCAAACTGATCGCCGTGATGGCTCAAGATACAGACCAGTCAAGAACGATTGGCATCGACCAGGGTAACAACTACTCTCCTACAGCCCTTAATGTATTGTTACACTATGTACATGACTTGCCGATCACTTCGGCATCTCATTTTCCGTTTTGGTTTCGGTACGCGGATAATCTCGCTTACCTTTGCCAAGACGTGCCCGAAGGCCACCAAGTTCGGCAACAGGTCCAGCATCTGCTGGGTAAATCCAAACTCGAACTGAAGGGTGAAGGAGGGGGAATCTTTGATTTGCAAAGGGACACAGCAACCTTGTTGGGTTTCGGACTGCAAATAAAAGATAACGAACTTTCCTTCACTCTGACGGAACAGGCTTGGAACAACCTGGAGTTGCAACTTGCTGAATCCCATAACGCACTAAACCCAAGTAAGATCGCCCTTGAGGTGATAACAGGTTGGGTGAACCCGAAGTGA
- a CDS encoding ADP-ribosylglycohydrolase family protein, translated as MATLASESSLPTHASPQCLSACRYMALVLAGLMQGLDRDEVLAPDWEPLTQLRQLEPLHPEVEEVATGSFRQLQPPAIKGSGYVVKSLEAALWAFHDAQDFREAVLRAVNLGDDADTTGAICGQFAGAYWGELGIPQDWLDGLAKKEMIENALMGLMSDNAGQTR; from the coding sequence CTGGCGACTCTCGCCTCCGAATCAAGTCTGCCGACGCATGCCAGTCCCCAATGTTTATCGGCCTGCCGGTACATGGCACTCGTGCTGGCAGGTCTGATGCAAGGATTGGACAGAGATGAAGTGTTGGCCCCCGATTGGGAACCGCTTACACAACTGAGACAACTCGAACCGCTTCATCCCGAAGTCGAAGAAGTGGCAACGGGAAGTTTTCGACAGCTTCAACCGCCTGCTATCAAGGGCAGTGGCTACGTCGTGAAAAGCCTGGAAGCCGCGCTATGGGCGTTTCACGATGCCCAGGACTTCCGAGAAGCCGTACTCAGGGCCGTGAACCTGGGAGATGATGCCGATACAACGGGAGCCATCTGCGGTCAGTTCGCGGGGGCCTACTGGGGTGAACTTGGAATCCCTCAAGATTGGTTAGACGGACTGGCAAAAAAGGAGATGATCGAGAACGCATTGATGGGACTGATGAGTGACAATGCAGGTCAGACTCGTTAG
- a CDS encoding integrase core domain-containing protein, protein MTARGLRDIYVMVFLNLQTREAIVTESTYRPNSAWVCRQTKKFAEQTCDREKRPAILIHDRDTKYTKKFRETVEAGGMKTNPLPKASPNLNGRCERFIETIKLECLNKFIVFGKKHLDYLTDEFTSYYNTNRSHMERDHLPPIREEPGEVETISIDQIEVKKYVGGLIKSFERKVA, encoded by the coding sequence ATGACGGCACGAGGGCTGCGGGATATCTATGTGATGGTGTTTTTGAATCTGCAAACTCGTGAAGCGATCGTAACCGAATCGACTTATCGGCCGAATTCGGCCTGGGTGTGCAGGCAAACGAAAAAGTTTGCCGAACAGACCTGTGATCGCGAAAAACGTCCTGCGATCCTAATCCACGACCGAGATACGAAGTACACTAAAAAGTTTCGTGAAACTGTCGAAGCAGGGGGCATGAAAACGAATCCGTTACCGAAAGCCTCACCGAATCTGAATGGCCGGTGCGAACGGTTTATTGAGACGATTAAACTGGAATGCCTCAACAAGTTTATCGTGTTTGGCAAGAAGCATCTCGATTATCTGACGGATGAATTTACGAGCTATTACAACACAAATAGAAGCCACATGGAGCGTGACCACCTGCCACCGATTCGCGAAGAGCCTGGTGAAGTGGAGACCATTTCCATCGACCAGATTGAGGTTAAGAAATACGTTGGCGGCTTGATCAAGTCGTTTGAGCGGAAGGTGGCTTGA
- a CDS encoding efflux RND transporter permease subunit yields the protein MSWLISTSLHFRVLVVAFAIGLIVFGIERSSEVPLDVFPEFAPPVVEIQTEVPGVSTEEVESLISVPIENALNGIPFVETIRSKSVLGLSSVRLIFQRGTNLITARQLVQERLSLAAPQLPTVARQPIILPPLSSLSRAMKIGLTSEELSQMDLTVLSKWTIRPKLMSISGVANVAIWGDYDRQFQVLVNPDRLRAHQLTLDEVTIAVRKSTAVGSGGFVDLSNQRLSIRQANSVSTPEDLANTVVAWRNGVPLRLADVADVKIGSPPPIGDAVINSQMGIMLIVEKQPWANTLDVTRNVEAAMEDLKPALEGVEVDTTIFRPATFIERALDNLTHSLLIGCVLVIVVLCFFLFDWRAALISSTAIPLSLIAAVTVLYYRGGTINTMVLAGLIIALGEVVDDAIIDVENIQRRLRLNRLRETPLPLFQVVLDASMEVRSAVVYASIIVVLTLVPVFFLDGLAGSFFQPLAASYVLAILASLAVALTVTPAMSMLLLSGSTKTHRDAPLVRFLKRIYEGILPFLIKRFSIAAILVTSLLAVAAFSVSYLGEELLPKFKETDFLMHWVEKPGIGIDAMNRITIRASEEMMAVDGVRNFGAHIGRAEVADEVVGPNFTELWISIDEDVDYDKTVASVQEIVDGYPGLYRDLLTYLTERIKEVLTGASGAIVVRIYGPNLDELRTTANDVYQVMGEIEGVVGLKVEQQVLVPQIIVRIRSEDAMTFGLTPGDISAATSLLVNGLQVGEIFEDQKIFRVMVWGEESIRHDLDALQKLMIDTPSGAQVSLGDVADITIEPAPNVITREGSSRKIDVLCNVEGRDLSSVANEIEQAVKGKVKFGQGYHPEFLGEYAEAAAARQRIFVLSIFSALAIFLLLYADFQAFRPALLIFITLPFSMIGGIAGAFLCGGVISLGSLIGFVTVLGVASRNGIMMIDHYRHLEKVENMPFGPELILRGASERLAPILMTALTTGLALVPIIVGGNIPGHEIEYPMAYVILGGLTTSTILNLLVVPTFYYWLMKPRVQQTVTVN from the coding sequence ATGAGTTGGTTGATTTCGACTTCGTTACATTTTCGAGTTCTGGTTGTGGCATTTGCAATCGGCCTGATTGTCTTTGGCATTGAACGATCAAGCGAAGTTCCGCTCGATGTCTTTCCGGAATTTGCCCCACCAGTGGTTGAGATTCAAACGGAAGTTCCCGGCGTCTCGACGGAAGAAGTGGAAAGTTTGATCTCCGTCCCAATCGAAAACGCTCTCAACGGGATTCCCTTTGTCGAGACGATTCGATCAAAATCGGTGTTAGGTCTCTCGTCAGTTCGGCTGATCTTTCAACGCGGTACAAATCTGATCACGGCTCGTCAACTCGTTCAGGAACGGCTCTCACTGGCGGCTCCCCAATTGCCGACCGTTGCCCGTCAGCCAATTATTCTGCCGCCTCTCTCCTCGCTCAGTCGAGCCATGAAAATCGGATTGACCTCAGAAGAGTTGTCGCAGATGGACTTGACCGTCCTCTCCAAATGGACCATCCGTCCTAAGTTGATGTCTATCTCCGGAGTTGCCAACGTCGCAATCTGGGGAGATTACGACCGGCAGTTTCAAGTGCTGGTGAATCCCGATCGACTGAGAGCCCATCAATTAACGCTCGATGAAGTTACCATTGCGGTTCGCAAATCGACAGCCGTCGGTTCCGGAGGTTTTGTCGATCTTTCCAACCAACGTCTCTCTATCCGTCAGGCGAATTCGGTCTCCACTCCAGAAGATCTGGCTAATACAGTGGTGGCCTGGCGAAACGGGGTTCCCTTGCGATTGGCAGATGTCGCTGATGTTAAAATCGGCTCGCCTCCACCAATTGGCGATGCCGTCATCAACAGCCAGATGGGAATCATGCTCATTGTCGAAAAACAGCCGTGGGCCAATACACTCGATGTGACTCGCAATGTCGAAGCCGCGATGGAAGATCTCAAACCCGCTCTTGAGGGCGTTGAAGTCGACACGACCATCTTTCGCCCTGCTACGTTTATCGAGCGTGCTCTAGACAACCTCACGCATTCCCTGCTGATCGGTTGTGTGCTCGTGATCGTCGTTCTCTGTTTTTTCCTGTTTGACTGGCGAGCGGCATTAATCAGCAGTACAGCAATTCCACTTTCACTCATTGCGGCTGTCACCGTTCTGTATTACCGGGGCGGAACAATCAACACGATGGTGCTGGCCGGGCTGATCATTGCACTGGGGGAAGTTGTCGACGATGCGATTATCGATGTAGAAAACATTCAGCGTCGTTTGAGGTTGAATCGACTTCGAGAAACCCCTCTGCCCCTTTTTCAAGTCGTGCTGGATGCCTCCATGGAAGTTCGCAGTGCTGTTGTGTATGCCAGTATTATCGTGGTCCTGACTTTGGTACCCGTCTTTTTTCTCGATGGCCTGGCCGGTTCGTTCTTTCAACCATTGGCGGCCTCGTATGTACTGGCGATTCTGGCATCTCTGGCCGTAGCCCTGACAGTCACGCCGGCAATGTCAATGCTGCTGCTTTCGGGATCAACAAAAACGCACCGCGATGCACCTCTGGTTCGATTTCTGAAACGCATCTATGAAGGCATCCTGCCCTTTCTGATCAAGCGATTTTCCATTGCCGCGATCCTCGTAACAAGTCTACTTGCCGTCGCAGCCTTCTCGGTCTCCTACCTGGGCGAAGAACTGTTGCCGAAGTTTAAGGAAACCGATTTTCTGATGCACTGGGTTGAAAAGCCGGGGATTGGCATTGATGCCATGAACCGCATCACCATCCGAGCCAGTGAAGAGATGATGGCGGTCGATGGGGTGAGAAATTTCGGAGCCCATATTGGACGTGCAGAAGTAGCCGATGAAGTCGTCGGCCCCAATTTCACTGAACTATGGATCAGTATTGATGAAGATGTTGACTACGATAAAACCGTGGCCTCGGTTCAGGAAATCGTCGATGGGTATCCAGGACTGTATCGAGATCTGCTGACTTATCTCACCGAACGAATCAAGGAAGTTTTAACCGGAGCCAGTGGGGCCATTGTCGTGCGAATTTATGGTCCGAATCTCGATGAATTACGAACGACTGCCAATGATGTCTATCAAGTGATGGGCGAAATTGAGGGCGTGGTCGGGCTCAAAGTCGAACAACAGGTTCTGGTTCCGCAGATTATTGTCCGCATTCGTAGCGAAGATGCCATGACGTTTGGGCTAACGCCTGGAGATATTTCTGCAGCGACGTCATTGCTCGTCAATGGTCTGCAGGTTGGTGAAATCTTTGAAGATCAGAAAATCTTTCGCGTTATGGTGTGGGGCGAAGAATCTATTCGACACGATCTCGATGCCCTGCAGAAACTGATGATCGATACACCTTCTGGTGCCCAGGTTTCACTCGGTGATGTGGCTGATATTACAATCGAGCCTGCTCCGAATGTGATTACCCGGGAAGGCTCGTCGCGAAAAATTGATGTGTTATGCAATGTTGAAGGCAGGGACCTGAGCAGCGTCGCCAACGAAATTGAACAGGCCGTCAAAGGAAAGGTCAAATTTGGTCAGGGATATCATCCCGAGTTTCTGGGTGAATATGCAGAAGCGGCTGCGGCACGGCAACGAATCTTTGTATTGTCGATTTTTTCGGCTCTGGCAATCTTTCTGTTACTCTATGCCGACTTCCAGGCTTTCCGTCCTGCTTTGCTCATATTTATAACTCTTCCCTTCTCGATGATCGGAGGAATCGCCGGGGCATTTCTTTGTGGAGGGGTCATTTCTCTGGGCTCGTTAATCGGCTTTGTGACCGTGCTCGGAGTCGCTTCCCGTAACGGTATCATGATGATCGATCACTATCGGCATCTCGAAAAAGTTGAGAACATGCCATTTGGACCCGAACTCATTTTGCGAGGTGCCTCCGAGCGATTGGCTCCTATCCTGATGACAGCTCTGACAACCGGCCTGGCTCTGGTGCCAATTATTGTCGGCGGCAACATCCCCGGACACGAAATCGAATACCCAATGGCCTATGTAATTCTCGGCGGTCTGACAACCTCCACAATTCTCAACCTCCTGGTCGTCCCCACCTTCTACTATTGGCTAATGAAACCACGTGTGCAACAAACTGTGACTGTAAATTAG
- a CDS encoding efflux RND transporter periplasmic adaptor subunit, producing MNMLQYCLLLLIGLELFAISGCQNKSDHQSKSEKKSPAKVSAIPQEANLTEVELTEQAVQRLGITTAPVEKQMVGQVRSLGGEVTLPPGELAVVVAPVAGTVQLPTESTLPKPGSSVKRGRPIFRFVPLISPERLVPTPAERAQIANAKANLISLQMTADGDMQQFQEQVTAAQIALNRAEQLLSDRVGSERAVDDAKAQLALAEAGLKVAKERKQVLDRLTSDVEKESATPIDIDSPLDGIVRSLPVTLGQTVSAGTTLFEIVNLEELWIRVPVYVGLLNELKTDEPVTIKIFGDNPADTTLTATPIAAPPAADPLSSTADVYYSISNTNSRFRPGERVSVSIPTLSEAESLVIPVNALLYDMYGGTWVYTRIDEHHFRRTRVNVRRTTQDLAILESGPPVGTEVVVDGVAELFGTEFGTGK from the coding sequence ATGAACATGCTGCAATATTGTTTGTTATTGTTGATCGGTCTGGAACTCTTCGCAATCTCTGGTTGCCAGAATAAATCGGACCATCAATCCAAATCTGAAAAAAAGTCTCCTGCAAAAGTATCCGCAATTCCACAGGAAGCGAATCTGACGGAAGTGGAACTGACTGAACAGGCCGTGCAAAGGCTGGGGATTACCACTGCCCCGGTTGAGAAGCAAATGGTGGGTCAGGTTCGCTCGCTCGGAGGGGAAGTCACTCTTCCGCCCGGGGAATTGGCTGTCGTTGTGGCTCCTGTAGCGGGGACTGTTCAGCTCCCGACTGAAAGTACGCTCCCAAAACCCGGAAGTTCCGTCAAACGAGGACGGCCCATCTTCCGCTTCGTTCCGTTGATTTCTCCAGAACGACTTGTCCCGACACCAGCAGAGAGAGCTCAAATTGCCAACGCGAAAGCGAATCTGATCTCCTTACAGATGACCGCCGATGGAGATATGCAGCAGTTTCAGGAACAAGTAACCGCTGCTCAAATTGCCCTGAATCGAGCAGAGCAACTTCTGAGTGATCGCGTCGGCAGCGAGAGAGCCGTCGATGATGCGAAAGCTCAACTGGCGTTGGCAGAAGCAGGTCTGAAAGTGGCGAAAGAACGTAAGCAGGTGCTGGATCGCCTTACTTCGGATGTCGAAAAAGAATCGGCCACTCCAATTGATATCGACTCGCCATTGGATGGAATTGTTCGCAGTCTTCCGGTCACTTTAGGTCAGACGGTCTCGGCTGGAACTACATTATTCGAAATTGTGAATCTCGAAGAACTGTGGATCCGGGTTCCTGTTTATGTAGGGCTACTCAATGAACTGAAAACAGACGAACCAGTCACGATTAAGATTTTTGGAGACAATCCCGCTGACACAACACTGACAGCAACTCCTATAGCTGCTCCGCCAGCAGCCGATCCTCTCTCGTCTACCGCGGATGTTTATTACAGCATCTCGAACACAAATAGTCGATTCCGTCCGGGGGAGCGTGTCTCCGTTTCGATTCCAACTCTCTCAGAGGCAGAGTCGCTGGTCATTCCTGTCAATGCTTTGCTGTATGACATGTATGGTGGCACGTGGGTTTATACCAGAATTGACGAGCATCATTTTCGCCGGACACGCGTGAATGTCAGACGCACCACTCAGGATTTAGCCATCCTGGAAAGCGGTCCCCCTGTCGGCACAGAGGTTGTCGTCGACGGAGTCGCAGAGCTGTTCGGAACCGAATTCGGAACAGGAAAGTAG
- a CDS encoding TolC family protein produces MVASPTSKLFKLLPDLQQHFRNHHSQIKNCLVVILIISGCKSPPSTANRGYVDMELQHRTFHDVAPHSCPGEISIPPCVVLEDGLSEEEAVALALWNNRTFLSTLSNLGIARGDLVQAGLLTNPQLNLLFPPIGSKQLEWTLYMPIEALILRKQRVAIAEQDFQRIANDLVQSGLNVARDARVAYADFQFAVNRYALAQEAVDVRQGIANLAEKRLEGGDIGELEAITTRIDANRTRAEAAGLEQAVQIAEATLKNVMGIAMLETPLYPVSEPIPDTTELSVDELVSEALMIRPDIKAARIAVQAASHRVELAKRSFLRIDAVADGNSGGAGPTNSGPGLRFEIPIFNRNQGLIIRSEWTVDQANHNYQSIRDQVVTDVKVAFGGLQQAQSNLNYLQSDVLPELKESMTLAEKSYRGGGTDYFLVLQSSSQYIDSQIRLLELTAASRKAIAELDRSVGRRIVCPYPETISYPKNDDKQLENPVPGLLMPESAEAFNPGTIGGSLRVVAKPLSPRADQKPKQQIQPAAYFSNSFSIKPSKTAELQQNLR; encoded by the coding sequence ATGGTCGCCAGCCCTACCAGTAAATTATTCAAGCTGTTACCAGACTTACAGCAACATTTTCGAAACCATCATTCTCAAATAAAAAACTGTCTCGTGGTGATTCTGATTATCTCCGGATGCAAATCACCGCCATCGACAGCGAATCGGGGTTATGTAGATATGGAGTTGCAGCATCGGACGTTCCATGATGTCGCTCCCCACTCCTGTCCAGGCGAAATCTCGATTCCGCCCTGTGTGGTTCTTGAAGATGGACTGAGTGAAGAAGAAGCCGTTGCTCTGGCACTATGGAATAACCGGACATTTCTCTCCACGCTTTCCAATCTTGGAATTGCTCGAGGAGATCTTGTGCAGGCAGGATTATTAACGAATCCGCAGCTCAACCTGTTGTTTCCTCCTATCGGATCCAAACAACTGGAGTGGACTCTATACATGCCGATTGAGGCATTGATTCTCCGCAAGCAACGCGTTGCAATCGCCGAGCAAGATTTCCAGCGGATCGCTAATGATTTGGTACAGAGTGGATTGAATGTCGCTCGCGATGCCCGAGTCGCCTATGCCGACTTTCAGTTTGCGGTCAATCGATACGCTCTGGCTCAAGAAGCGGTCGATGTACGGCAGGGTATTGCCAACCTCGCAGAGAAGAGACTCGAGGGAGGAGATATCGGAGAACTGGAAGCCATCACCACCCGAATCGATGCCAATCGAACCCGAGCCGAGGCGGCTGGTCTGGAACAGGCGGTTCAAATTGCTGAAGCGACCCTGAAAAATGTTATGGGTATTGCGATGCTGGAGACACCATTGTATCCAGTCAGCGAACCGATTCCAGACACGACCGAACTCTCTGTGGATGAACTCGTTTCGGAAGCCCTGATGATCCGACCGGACATTAAAGCTGCACGAATCGCAGTTCAAGCTGCCAGCCATCGCGTTGAACTGGCAAAACGATCGTTCCTGCGAATTGACGCCGTTGCCGATGGAAACAGCGGCGGAGCCGGGCCGACGAATTCAGGACCGGGACTGCGTTTTGAAATCCCGATTTTCAATCGCAATCAGGGTCTCATTATCCGCTCGGAATGGACGGTGGATCAGGCGAATCACAATTATCAGTCGATTCGGGATCAAGTGGTCACGGACGTGAAAGTCGCTTTTGGTGGTTTGCAACAGGCCCAGTCAAACCTGAATTACCTGCAGAGCGATGTTCTGCCTGAACTCAAAGAATCGATGACTTTGGCGGAGAAATCTTATCGCGGTGGGGGAACAGATTATTTTCTGGTGCTCCAGTCATCGAGTCAGTATATCGACTCACAAATTCGTCTGCTGGAATTGACAGCTGCCAGCAGAAAAGCGATCGCGGAACTGGACCGAAGTGTTGGAAGGCGGATTGTGTGTCCGTACCCTGAAACGATTTCTTATCCCAAGAATGATGATAAACAATTAGAGAATCCTGTTCCTGGCCTGTTAATGCCGGAATCCGCCGAGGCTTTCAATCCAGGGACAATAGGCGGCTCATTGCGAGTTGTCGCAAAGCCATTGAGTCCCAGAGCTGATCAGAAGCCAAAACAGCAGATACAACCTGCTGCGTATTTTTCCAATTCGTTTTCCATTAAACCATCGAAAACTGCTGAATTACAACAGAATCTGAGATGA
- a CDS encoding IS1380 family transposase, whose protein sequence is MTQCSTKSLTFQPHQRREVVANFDGLMITSDAGGLLLRELDNKLKLTSRVAGCFSDHRDFDYIEHSVLELVRQRIFALTLGYEDLNDHDRLRDDPLLALLAGKDDLTGQQRARERDRGHALAGKSTLNRLELTPPGASPESRYKKITANCSDFSRLFVDLFLDAHQRPPEEIILDFDATDDPLHGHQLGRFFHGYYKQYCYLPLYIFCGEHLLCAQLRPADIDASLGTVEQLQRIVPLIRQRWPEVRIVIRGDSGFCREPIMQWCEKNEVQYILGLAKNERLKEMIEAQRVAAKLFFDDTKQAARLFADLRYRTLKSWSCQRRVVAKAEHLSKGENPRFVVTNLTEDQADARTLYEDLYCQRGEMENRIKEQQLCLFADRTSCATMRANQLRLWFSSVAYVLLAALRRHGLQGTDHAKARCDTIRVKLLKIGAQVRVTCRKVWLSLSEAYPYRELFGQVWQNLQDLPPRPVPG, encoded by the coding sequence ATGACACAGTGTTCCACAAAGTCCCTCACTTTTCAACCCCACCAGCGTCGCGAAGTCGTGGCCAATTTTGATGGTCTGATGATCACCTCCGATGCGGGCGGGCTCTTGCTGCGGGAACTCGATAACAAGCTGAAGTTGACTTCACGGGTCGCTGGTTGTTTTAGCGATCATCGCGATTTCGATTATATTGAGCACTCCGTGCTCGAACTGGTCAGGCAGCGTATTTTTGCGTTAACGCTCGGCTATGAAGACCTCAATGATCATGACCGCCTGCGGGATGACCCGTTGCTCGCGCTGCTGGCCGGCAAAGACGATCTGACCGGACAACAGCGGGCGCGGGAACGTGATCGCGGGCATGCTCTGGCCGGCAAAAGCACGCTCAATCGACTCGAGTTGACTCCCCCCGGAGCCAGCCCGGAGAGCCGCTACAAAAAGATCACGGCCAACTGCAGCGACTTCTCACGCTTGTTCGTGGATCTGTTTCTCGACGCTCACCAGAGGCCGCCCGAAGAAATCATTCTCGATTTCGACGCCACCGATGATCCACTGCACGGACATCAACTCGGGCGATTCTTTCACGGTTATTACAAGCAGTACTGCTATCTGCCGCTGTATATTTTCTGTGGCGAGCACCTGCTGTGTGCGCAGCTCCGACCGGCCGATATCGATGCCAGTCTGGGGACAGTGGAACAGTTGCAGCGGATTGTGCCGTTGATTCGCCAGCGCTGGCCGGAGGTGCGAATCGTGATTCGCGGCGACAGCGGATTTTGTCGCGAGCCGATCATGCAGTGGTGCGAAAAGAACGAAGTCCAATACATTTTGGGGCTGGCCAAAAACGAGCGACTCAAGGAAATGATTGAGGCTCAGCGGGTGGCCGCCAAGCTCTTTTTTGACGACACGAAACAAGCCGCTCGCCTGTTCGCTGACCTGCGGTACCGGACGTTGAAAAGTTGGAGTTGCCAGCGGCGGGTTGTCGCCAAGGCCGAGCATCTCTCGAAAGGCGAGAACCCGCGGTTTGTGGTGACGAATCTGACAGAAGACCAGGCCGATGCCCGGACGCTGTATGAAGATCTGTATTGTCAGCGCGGCGAGATGGAAAACCGGATCAAGGAACAGCAGTTGTGTCTGTTCGCCGACCGGACGAGTTGTGCGACCATGCGGGCCAATCAACTGCGGTTGTGGTTTTCTTCGGTGGCCTATGTGCTGCTGGCGGCTCTGCGACGTCACGGCTTACAGGGAACCGATCACGCAAAGGCCCGCTGCGATACGATTCGCGTGAAGCTGCTCAAGATCGGGGCACAGGTGCGGGTGACGTGCCGGAAGGTGTGGCTGTCACTGTCGGAAGCATACCCGTATCGCGAGTTGTTCGGCCAGGTCTGGCAAAACCTGCAAGACCTCCCGCCGCGGCCTGTCCCTGGATGA